The genomic region ATAAGTTTGATGATTTTAATATGATTGATCTACTAAAGAACAATCTCCGTGCTAAGGGATATGAGATCCCGTCACCTATCCAAGATCAAACAATCCCACTAGCTTTGGAAGGTAATGATATTATCGGTATAGCCAATACCGGTACTGGAAAGACGGCATCTTTTGCAGTTCCAGTATTGAATAAACTTATTATTGATAGGGAGTCTAGGGTATTAATTGTTGCCCCAACTCGTGAACTTGCCGAGCAAATAGAGTTAGAGATGGAGTCTATCGCAAACGGTAGTGGTTTGCGGGGTGCATTATTAATTGGTGGATCTAGTATTGGGCGACAGCTACGAGATTTAAGACTTAATCCTTCGGTAGTGATTGGTACGCCCGGACGAATTAAAGATCATTTAGAGCGCAGTAGCTTAAAATTGGGCAGATTTAATATGGTAGTTTTAGATGAGGTCGACAGGATGTTAGACATGGGATTCTTGCCAGATATAACAACCATAATGAACCAGCTTCCAAAAGATAGGCTGTCGTTATTTTTCTCGGCTACAATCGACAAGAGGGTAGAGGGGTTAATCGAGAATTTTTCGAACAACCCTATAATGGTCAAACATAAAACAAGCGACACTAGTGATAATGTTCATCAGGATGTGGTGCGTATAGGTAATTCTAGCGATAAAATTGACAGACTACACGATATCTTAATAAAAGATGAGGCAGAGAAAATTATTGTGTTTGATGAAACTCAACGAAATGTCGAAAAACTTGGTAACGAGTTGGTTACAAGAGGTTTCAAAGCAGATGTTATTCATGGCGGGAAAAATCAACGCCAAAGACAGCGAGCTTTGTTGCGGTTTAAAGATAACGAAGTGAATATATTAGTAGCAACGGATGTTGCGGCTCGGGGTATTGACGTCAAGGACATTACGCATGTTATAAATTATAGTGTTCCTCAAACTTACGACGATTACACTCATCGGATTGGTCGAGCTGGACGAGCCGGTCGAGTGGGCTACGCACTGACTTTTATAAATGAATAAGGAAAATTAAATGGATACAAACGTAAACCAAGATTCAAACAAAATCCGTAACATTGCTATTATTGCTCATGTTGATCATGGTAAGACAACTTTGGTAGACGGATTACTCAAACAGTCGCATACTTTCAGGGAAAATCAGGCAGAAATGAGTCAAGAGCTGATTATGGATAGTGGTGACCAAGAGCGAGAGCGTGGCATCACCATCACGGCAAAGGTTACGGCCGTTCAGCACGGTGATTACCGAATTAACATTATTGATACTCCGGGACATGCCGATTTTTCAGGTGAGGTTGAGCGAACATTGAATATGGCCGATGGATGTATTTTGATCGTTGACGCTCAAGAGGGCCCTATGCCTCAAACTAAATTTGTTCTTGGCAAGGCCTTGGCTTCAGAGCTAAAACCAATTGTTATTATCAACAAAATAGATAAACCAGGCAGTCGCATTAAAGAAGTTGAAGACGAACTGGCTGATTTATTTTTAGAATTGGCTGTTCATGAAGACCAACTGCACTACCCGGTATACTACGCAATTGGACGTGAAGGAAAAGCCTGGGATGACATACCAGATGATGTCGGGGCTAATACAGATCTAGAACCAATATTTAAAGCTATAATTGATCAAATTCCGGCACCAGTTGTTGAATTAGATAAACCTTTTCAAATGTTAGTTACGGCACTTGCCTGGGATAGCTATAAGGGTAAGTATGCTATCGGACGCATTACCAGAGGGTCTATTGGCGCAGGTGGTCAAGTATCTTTGTGTAAGAAAGACGGCTCAATTGCTAAAGCCAAAGTAGATAATGTTTTTATGAGCCAGGGAGTTAGTAAATTTGAGGTTTCTAAGGGAATCGCCGGTGATATTGTGCAGATAACCGGTATTGCAGATGCTCAAATTGGTGAAACGGTTGCCGATGTTGATGCGCCGGAAGCTTTGCCAGTGTTAGAAATTGAAGAGCCGACTCTAAAGATTTATCTAGGGCCAAATACCTCGCCGTTTAAAGGCACTGAAGGCGAGTTCAGCACTTCTAGGCAAATTGGAGAACGTTTAAATAAGGAACTAGAGATTAATGTTGGTTTGAGGGTTGAAGATCAGGGAATTGGCTTTTTGGTGTCGGGCAGGGGAGAATTACATCTTAGTGTTTTGATAGAAACCATGCGCCGTGAAGGTTATGAATTCGAGGTGGGACGCCCCCAGGTGGTTACGCGCGAAAAAGATGGGCAAATTGAAGAACCTCTCGAAGAATTATTAATTGAAGTTCCAGCAGAATATGTCGGTGCTGTTCAGATGGAACTAGGTGCTCGTCGAGCTGAGTTGGTGGAACAGTTTGCTAGTCCTAAAGGTGTTACGAAGTTGGTGTACAAGTTGCCAACGCGGGCTTTGCTTGGTTTGCGTAACATTTTAATTACTAAAACTAAGGGCACTATTGTGATGAATAGTTTGATGATTGGCTATCAGGAACTAGGTGCTGATATACAACAAATAAGAAATGGTGTATTAGTGGCTTTTGAAACTGGCACGACAACACCGTATGCCTTGCAAATGGCTGAGGATCGAGGAGAGGTTTTTGTTGGTCCTGCTGAAAAGGTTTATGCTGGGCAAATAGTAGGTTTAAATAAGCGCCAGGACGATCTAGAAATGAATGTTTGCAAGGCAAAACATTTAACAAACATGAGGAGCTCTTCTTCTGATGGGGTCGTGCAACTAACTCCCCCAACTATTTTAAGCTTGGAACAATGCCTGGACTTTATTGAAAAAGACGAACTTCTAGAAGTCACACCTAAGAATTTACGCTTGCGCAAAAAAGAGCTCGACCATAACAAACGCAAACGCCAAAACAAACAATAATTAATTACCAGGATTTTTAGTTAGGTATTCTTTTAGAGCCTCTAGCCAAGGTTGTGGTTTGTATCCAAGCGATTTAATTTTATCCAGCGATAGTTCACTTTGTAGTGGACGTGGAGCAATACCTTGTTTATCTTTATAATAGTCTTTTGTTGACACACCAGTCACAGTATTAGTTAGATTTGATAGCCTATATATAGTTTTAGTGATTTCTGCCCATGACGTTGATTGTCCATCATTTGTTATATTGTAGGTACCGAACGGCGCTTTCGTTGACAATATGAAATCAATAGCTTTAACCAGTTCGCCAGTGAAGGTAAGTCTGCCAATCTGATCATTTACAACGGATGGATTAATGCCTTTATGAGCTAGATCGAGCATGGTGCGCACAAAGTTTTTGCCTTCGCCGATTACCCATGACGTGCGCAGTATATAGTAGTTTTGTAAAGTTGAGACCAATAAATCACCTGATGCCTTGCTAGCTCCGTATACACTAAGGGGGCTAAAAGGTTCGTCTTCTAAGTGAGGAGTGATCGTGCCATCAAACACATAGTCTGTAGAGATATGAACAAGCGTAATATTATTTTGTCTCGCAACCTGGGCTAGATTTCCAACAGCCGTAGCATTAACCGCCCAAGTAGCAGTCCTTCCTTTGGGTGTTTCAGCTCCATTGACATTGGTATAAGCCGCAGAGTTAATCAGCACTTTTATGCCAGACCAATCGTAGTTTTCTACGGACTTTCTATCTGTTATATCTAAAGTATCGGAATCGGCGGACTTGGCATTAGGGTATTTTTGCCGTAGTGCTGTACCCAATTGCCCATTCGCCCCCACTATGAAAATATCTGTTTCTTTCATATGTAGTCCCAATAATTCTCCTTAGTGATAAATTCCGTGCTTACGCTAGGGTATGACGATCTAAAACCGGCTGGTATTTTGGATTGTTTTTTCCATTTACATTCATAGGCATGAGTCTCTTGGGCGACCTCCTCTATAAGGTCAATTTCTTGCCTATCGCGTGAACGCCAGTAGTAGCTACGTACGAATTTTTGTTCGTTCTGATGCAATTTAAGTCGCTCTACTAATACAAAATTCTCCCAGAGTTGACCAACATCGTTTCGCAGATGGAGATCTCTAAAATCATCTATAAGCGCATTGCGCATACCAAGATCATAAAAATACACTTTTCTTAGTCTGCCAATCAGAGATCTTTGGTTCTTGCGGTATTGAGGGCGTCTAAAGACTATGAAGGCCTTTTCTAGCAAGTCGATATAGCGCATGACAGTTTCTTTACTGATTTCTAAATGTGTTGCCAGTTCACTGTAGCTGACCTCATTGCCTATTTGATGAGCTAACAACCTCAACAGGTTGTCGATAACGGTCTGGTCGTATATTGTGCCCAGTGCAAAAGAATCTTTGTACAGATATCGATTAGCTATATCTCTAGCTCTGTTAGCTGAGTCTTCTAGGTTCATGCCCCACAACCCAGGATACCCACCATGTATCAGTAATCTCTCGAGATTATTATTCCCTGACAGTAGATTTTTTGACACTTCTTTGAGTCCGAGTGGGTAAAGCAATAGCTCGACAGATCTGCCAGTCAGAGGTTCTTTGGTTTTGTTAGCTAGATCTAGGCTAGAGCTACCGGTAAGGAGTAATTTTATATTTGGTAGGTTGTCGTGGATAAGTTTGGCGGTTAGGCCGATGTTTTCTACACGCTGTGCTTCATCAATAACAACCAAATCTGTGTTGCTAAGAAGTCGTTGCAAGTTATTGAGCGATTGATTTTGTAGTTGTCGGACAATTACTGGGTCATCACAGTTAAGATACAAGCCATTTTGTGAACTGGTCAATAGTTTTTTCGAGAGAGTAGTTTTGCCTACTTGTCGTGCGCCATATAGCACGGTAACAAATCCCTCACTTATAGCATTAATAAGATGTGGTTCCAAATTGCGATCTATCATATCAGCTAGTATAAATCACGTTATTATAGCGAGTCAAGTAGCGATAATAACGTGAATATAGAAATTGATTATGTTAATTATATTTCTAAAGTATCTTTAAGAAATGGGTGACTGAGGTCTTTTTCAGACACGATTGCATGCTTCTGTGCTATCGGCCATTTGATATCAAGGGCTGGATCGAATAGATTTATTAGGGTGTATTTTGAGTTAGGTGACCAGTGATCATTGACCAAGTATGTGTATGTTACATTTTCTTCAAGAGTTTGGTAGCCGTTAGCAACTCCTCGTGGAACGAAGATTGCTATATTTGGAGTAATTTCAGCAGTAAACACTTTTCCATAACTAGATCCTTTGCGTAGATCTACCCATGCACCAAAAACTCTTCCGTTAGCTACTGAAATAAATTTTTCCCAAGGTTCAGCATGAAGTCCACGCGTAACCCCAACCTTTTCGTTGTAGGAAAAATTATTTTGAACAATATCAAATGCAGGTAGCCCAAGAGCTTCCATTTTTGTTTTTTGATAATTTTCTTTGAACCAGCCCCTATTGTCGCCATATACAACTAAATCAATAACAAATAGCCCTGTGATAGGTGATTCAGTAACTTTTATTTCACTCGACATATGGCAATAGTATACATTAATGTCCACCTTCTTTTATTTGATTACCTTCAATTAGATGTTGGCTAAAAGGTTTTTCATTATGTTAGAACCGAAATAAATTTAGCTATGGAGTACTGTTTCTAAGATCTATGACCAGATTTTTGATATTTAGATTCTGTGATATTTTTTTGAGGCTTCCACCATTTTTCGTTTTGTTCATACCACTTAATAGTCTCTCTAAGGCCTTGCTCAAAATCAGTGAACTTTGGTTTCCAGCCAAGTTCGTTGACGATCTTTGAGTTATCAATAGCATAACGTAGATCATGCCCGGGACGATCAGTGACATGATCATAGTCGTCTTTTGGTTTGCCCATGATTGTAAGAATCTGTTCGATAACAGCCTTATTGTTTTGCTCACCGTTTGCTCCAATAAGGTAAGTTTCACCAATCTTGCCGTTTTCAAGTATTCTTAAAACTCCCGAGGAGTGATCTTCGGCATGGATCCAGTCCCTAACGTTTTTCCCATCACCATATAGCTTAGGTTTGCGACCCTCGATAATTTCGGTAATTTGGCGTGGAATGAATTTTTCAACATGTTGGTAGGGGCCATAGTTATTAGAACAATTAGAAATCGTAGCTTTAACCCCGAAACTCCTTACCCAAGCTCGTACCAATAAATCAGAGCCTGCTTTAGTGCTTGAGTAAGGGCTTGATGGATTATAGGGAGTATTAGGGGTGAATTTGGCAGGGTCGTCCAGCTCTAAATCCCCATAGACTTCATCTGTAGAAATATGGTGAAAACGCTTATCGTGTTTGCGAACTGCTTCAAGCAGGGTGTAGGTTCCAACAATATTTGTATCCAGAAATGGTTTTGGATCAAACAAAGAATTATCATTATGCGATTCAGCAGCAAAATGAACTATGGCATCGGTTTCGGAAACTAGTTTGTCCACCAGGGTCTGATTACAGATATTACCATGAACAAAAGTCAGTTGTTTGGGGTCAAGGTTTGATATGTTTTTTTGATTGCCTGCATATGTTAAAGCATCGAGCACGGTTATATGAATATTTGGACGCTCTTTTGCAAGATAATGCACAAAGTTTGATCCGATAAACCCACAACCTCCAGTTACTAGAATCTTCTGCATAAGTAAATTATACCAATTATGAAGTGATTAATTTTTGATGTGCGTAGTGACTTTGTCAACAAGCTGATTAAGTTTGTCTTTGGTTTTGGCTTCAATATTGAGTCGTAGAATTGGTTCGGTATTGCTGGGCCGAATATTAATCCAGGCGTCATCAAACCAAACTGTCAATCCATCCAACGTATCTTGTTTGTTATCTTTAAATAGCTTGGATATTCTTGTGATCATGGCTTGTTTGTCTTTAACTTCAAAGTTGGTTTCGGCAATATGGTGATATTTATTAAACTGACTTACAAGACTAGACAGGGGTTTGTTACTGATAGATAGAACATACAACGCAACAACACAGGCAATTAGGCCCGAATCAGCGTTGTAATTATCTCTAAAATAATAATGACCACTACTTTCTCCAGCAAAAATAGCATTGTGTTTGCGCATTTCTGCCTTTATGTACGAGTGACCTACTTTAGTGCGAATGGCGGTTCCTCCGTAACTCTTCACTATTTCTGGAACAATCCAGCCACATGTGGCGTTATAAAGAATTGTTTGATTAGGGTCTTGTTGCAGAAAGAAATCAGCTAGCATGGCCGTAAGAGCTGTGCCACTAATAGCATGTCCGTTCTCATCAATCAGAACTGCACGGTCGCCATCACCATCAAAAGCCACACCAACGTCGGCATTCTCTGTTTTTACGCGGTTAATTAAGTCTTGAATATTGGCTGGTTCGATAGGATTGGCGATATGATTAGGAAATGTTCCGTCGAGCTCAAAGTACATTTCGGTAACCTCAAGAGGCAAACGGGGTTCCAGGTGGGGTATTATTTTTCCGGCCATTCCGTTGCCGGCATCGATGATAACCTTCAGGGGTTTGAGCTTATCGATATCAATAAAACTCAAGACATGATTTAGCCAGTCGTTTATAACATCTTTCTGCGAAATAGTGCCTTCTGGTTTTGCTTGCCAAGTATTAGTTATTGCTAGGTCGCGTATTTCTGCCAGTCCAGATTCAATGCCGATTGGTTTGGCTTGTTCGCCACAGAACTTAATTCCGTTATACTCCCCTGGATTATGGCTAGCTGTAATCATAATTCCTCCAGCAAGGTTATAAAATCCTGCTGAAAAGTAAATCATATCACTAGTAACTTGGCCGACATCAATAACGTCACGACCTTGATTAACTAGACCGTTAATCATAGCTTTAGCTAGCTCCTCAGAGTCTGGGCGCATGTCTCTCCCAACCGCCACAGACCCTTTAGTTGGTAACCAATTTGCAACTGCTTTACCAATACTATTAACAACATCAGGTGTTAACTCGCTACCAACCTTACCGCGAACATCATAAGCTTTAAATATTTGATCCATTCTTATATGGTATATGAAAGGTTGAGATATCAGAAATACTTGTCAAACCTGATATAATATTACGCAGAGGAAGAAAATGAACACAACAATAGCCTTGAAGAATAAATTTCAACCAGTTCGTAAATCAAAATTACCTGTTAGTTTACGTACACATAAGGACGAGGCCAAATATTTACAGGCTAAGCAAAGAGGTGTTGCAAGAAGGCCTTTATATGAAGAAACCCCAATACAAATTTGGAATAATTGGATGTTGATAGAAAATCAGTTTCCTTACAACGCCGTTTTTGATACTCATCATATGTTAGTACCTAGGCGTGGAGGCGTAATAAAGGCTGATCTATCAAAAACAGAACGCCAAGAGCTCGAAGACATTCTAGACGAACTTAGCGATATATATGATTGTTACATGGTTAATTACCCTAAGAAGCAATCGATAAAATCGCATTATCATATCCACTTATTGACATACAAAACAGATCGTCGAGATTTGAAGTTATAGCTACTGCTGTTGTTGCCAATGCCAAGCATCTTTTAGGGCGTCACCCAGCGACAAGGTGGATTTCCAGTGTAGAGTCTTGTTGGCTTTTGATGTATCAGCATAAATTTCGATAATATCTCCAGGGCGTCGGGGTCCAATTTTGTAAGGCACTTTTATATTATTGACAGACTCGAAGGTGTTTATTATTTCTAGTACGCTAGCACCTTTGCCGGTTCCGATATTTATAGCATCGTAAAAATTTTGGTTATTTAGGAGGGTGTCAAGAGCTTTGACATGGGCTTTTGCTAGATCAACGACGTGAATATAATCTCTTATACAGGTTCCATCTGGAGTATCATAATCGTCGCCATTAA from Candidatus Nomurabacteria bacterium harbors:
- a CDS encoding DEAD/DEAH box helicase; the protein is MPYTKNNHRRSRSTKMYKQPKKRYRGQYINPERFIKEAQPVSADQYQAIHKFDDFNMIDLLKNNLRAKGYEIPSPIQDQTIPLALEGNDIIGIANTGTGKTASFAVPVLNKLIIDRESRVLIVAPTRELAEQIELEMESIANGSGLRGALLIGGSSIGRQLRDLRLNPSVVIGTPGRIKDHLERSSLKLGRFNMVVLDEVDRMLDMGFLPDITTIMNQLPKDRLSLFFSATIDKRVEGLIENFSNNPIMVKHKTSDTSDNVHQDVVRIGNSSDKIDRLHDILIKDEAEKIIVFDETQRNVEKLGNELVTRGFKADVIHGGKNQRQRQRALLRFKDNEVNILVATDVAARGIDVKDITHVINYSVPQTYDDYTHRIGRAGRAGRVGYALTFINE
- the typA gene encoding translational GTPase TypA, with protein sequence MDTNVNQDSNKIRNIAIIAHVDHGKTTLVDGLLKQSHTFRENQAEMSQELIMDSGDQERERGITITAKVTAVQHGDYRINIIDTPGHADFSGEVERTLNMADGCILIVDAQEGPMPQTKFVLGKALASELKPIVIINKIDKPGSRIKEVEDELADLFLELAVHEDQLHYPVYYAIGREGKAWDDIPDDVGANTDLEPIFKAIIDQIPAPVVELDKPFQMLVTALAWDSYKGKYAIGRITRGSIGAGGQVSLCKKDGSIAKAKVDNVFMSQGVSKFEVSKGIAGDIVQITGIADAQIGETVADVDAPEALPVLEIEEPTLKIYLGPNTSPFKGTEGEFSTSRQIGERLNKELEINVGLRVEDQGIGFLVSGRGELHLSVLIETMRREGYEFEVGRPQVVTREKDGQIEEPLEELLIEVPAEYVGAVQMELGARRAELVEQFASPKGVTKLVYKLPTRALLGLRNILITKTKGTIVMNSLMIGYQELGADIQQIRNGVLVAFETGTTTPYALQMAEDRGEVFVGPAEKVYAGQIVGLNKRQDDLEMNVCKAKHLTNMRSSSSDGVVQLTPPTILSLEQCLDFIEKDELLEVTPKNLRLRKKELDHNKRKRQNKQ
- a CDS encoding NAD(P)-dependent oxidoreductase → MKETDIFIVGANGQLGTALRQKYPNAKSADSDTLDITDRKSVENYDWSGIKVLINSAAYTNVNGAETPKGRTATWAVNATAVGNLAQVARQNNITLVHISTDYVFDGTITPHLEDEPFSPLSVYGASKASGDLLVSTLQNYYILRTSWVIGEGKNFVRTMLDLAHKGINPSVVNDQIGRLTFTGELVKAIDFILSTKAPFGTYNITNDGQSTSWAEITKTIYRLSNLTNTVTGVSTKDYYKDKQGIAPRPLQSELSLDKIKSLGYKPQPWLEALKEYLTKNPGN
- a CDS encoding ATP-binding protein gives rise to the protein MIDRNLEPHLINAISEGFVTVLYGARQVGKTTLSKKLLTSSQNGLYLNCDDPVIVRQLQNQSLNNLQRLLSNTDLVVIDEAQRVENIGLTAKLIHDNLPNIKLLLTGSSSLDLANKTKEPLTGRSVELLLYPLGLKEVSKNLLSGNNNLERLLIHGGYPGLWGMNLEDSANRARDIANRYLYKDSFALGTIYDQTVIDNLLRLLAHQIGNEVSYSELATHLEISKETVMRYIDLLEKAFIVFRRPQYRKNQRSLIGRLRKVYFYDLGMRNALIDDFRDLHLRNDVGQLWENFVLVERLKLHQNEQKFVRSYYWRSRDRQEIDLIEEVAQETHAYECKWKKQSKIPAGFRSSYPSVSTEFITKENYWDYI
- a CDS encoding dTDP-4-dehydrorhamnose 3,5-epimerase family protein, producing the protein MSSEIKVTESPITGLFVIDLVVYGDNRGWFKENYQKTKMEALGLPAFDIVQNNFSYNEKVGVTRGLHAEPWEKFISVANGRVFGAWVDLRKGSSYGKVFTAEITPNIAIFVPRGVANGYQTLEENVTYTYLVNDHWSPNSKYTLINLFDPALDIKWPIAQKHAIVSEKDLSHPFLKDTLEI
- the rfbB gene encoding dTDP-glucose 4,6-dehydratase → MQKILVTGGCGFIGSNFVHYLAKERPNIHITVLDALTYAGNQKNISNLDPKQLTFVHGNICNQTLVDKLVSETDAIVHFAAESHNDNSLFDPKPFLDTNIVGTYTLLEAVRKHDKRFHHISTDEVYGDLELDDPAKFTPNTPYNPSSPYSSTKAGSDLLVRAWVRSFGVKATISNCSNNYGPYQHVEKFIPRQITEIIEGRKPKLYGDGKNVRDWIHAEDHSSGVLRILENGKIGETYLIGANGEQNNKAVIEQILTIMGKPKDDYDHVTDRPGHDLRYAIDNSKIVNELGWKPKFTDFEQGLRETIKWYEQNEKWWKPQKNITESKYQKSGHRS
- a CDS encoding phosphomannomutase/phosphoglucomutase, with protein sequence MDQIFKAYDVRGKVGSELTPDVVNSIGKAVANWLPTKGSVAVGRDMRPDSEELAKAMINGLVNQGRDVIDVGQVTSDMIYFSAGFYNLAGGIMITASHNPGEYNGIKFCGEQAKPIGIESGLAEIRDLAITNTWQAKPEGTISQKDVINDWLNHVLSFIDIDKLKPLKVIIDAGNGMAGKIIPHLEPRLPLEVTEMYFELDGTFPNHIANPIEPANIQDLINRVKTENADVGVAFDGDGDRAVLIDENGHAISGTALTAMLADFFLQQDPNQTILYNATCGWIVPEIVKSYGGTAIRTKVGHSYIKAEMRKHNAIFAGESSGHYYFRDNYNADSGLIACVVALYVLSISNKPLSSLVSQFNKYHHIAETNFEVKDKQAMITRISKLFKDNKQDTLDGLTVWFDDAWINIRPSNTEPILRLNIEAKTKDKLNQLVDKVTTHIKN